In Candidatus Abyssobacteria bacterium SURF_5, a single window of DNA contains:
- a CDS encoding metalloenzyme, with protein sequence MRILMIFVDGIGVGTADPAVNPFAAAPSAIFTDFLDAPKEAAAFGGVAGRADASLGIDGLPQSATGQTTLLTGVNAAAALGRHLNGFPVKKLKEILSEHSIFKRLTDRGLKSTFINVFNPLFFEAIEKGISLRCSATTLATMAAKLPFYGIDDLIKRRAIYQDFTNGVLQEKGFPVPAFSPREAGEILAESARRFDFCLYEYFQSDIAGHSQVRGRAIEEVCKLDEFLSAVLEEIDLHETSVLLTSDHGNLENLSTPLHTSNPVPVLLWGALTRRAHSVSSLLDITPLILDSFS encoded by the coding sequence ATGCGCATTTTGATGATATTTGTCGACGGTATCGGTGTGGGAACTGCAGATCCCGCAGTCAATCCGTTTGCGGCGGCGCCATCCGCCATTTTTACCGATTTTCTTGATGCCCCAAAAGAAGCGGCGGCCTTCGGCGGAGTTGCCGGACGGGCTGACGCTTCGCTGGGGATTGATGGACTTCCACAAAGCGCCACCGGTCAGACCACGCTGTTGACCGGAGTGAACGCGGCAGCCGCCCTGGGAAGGCATCTGAACGGCTTCCCCGTCAAGAAGCTAAAGGAAATCCTGTCGGAGCACAGCATCTTCAAAAGGCTGACCGATCGCGGCCTGAAATCCACATTCATAAATGTTTTTAATCCGCTTTTCTTCGAAGCGATTGAAAAAGGCATTTCGTTGCGTTGCTCCGCAACGACACTTGCGACTATGGCCGCGAAGCTGCCGTTTTACGGCATTGACGATCTGATCAAGAGGCGGGCGATCTATCAGGATTTCACCAATGGTGTGCTCCAGGAGAAAGGGTTTCCGGTACCCGCTTTCAGCCCGCGGGAGGCGGGTGAAATTCTGGCTGAATCGGCCCGCCGGTTCGATTTCTGCCTGTACGAATATTTCCAGAGCGACATTGCCGGACATTCGCAGGTACGGGGACGCGCCATCGAGGAGGTCTGCAAGCTGGACGAGTTTCTGTCGGCCGTCCTCGAGGAGATCGATCTGCATGAGACGTCCGTCCTGCTGACGAGCGACCACGGGAACCTCGAGAATCTCTCGACGCCGCTCCACACGAGCAATCCCGTTCCCGTTCTCTTGTGGGGAGCGCTCACCCGGCGGGCACACAGCGTTTCCTCCCTTCTCGACATCACTCCGCTGATCCTGGATTCCTTCTCGTAA
- a CDS encoding alpha-ketoacid dehydrogenase subunit beta produces MNLVEAVNSALREEMERDDRVMVLGEDVGRAGGVFRATEGLQKLFGEDRVVDTPLAESGIVGTAIGLALFGMRPVAEIQFMGFIYPAFDQIISHAGRMRNRSRGRFSVPLVIRAPYGGGIHAPEHHSESTEAIFAHTPGIKVVIPSNPYDAKGLLISAIRDPDPVVFLEPKRLYRAIKAEVPDGDYEVPIGNAAVAREGEQVTLIAWGSMVPIASDAADALAEEGIDVELIDVRTVTPLDSETIIESVKKTGRVVVVHEAPKTCGFGAEIIAMINERAFLSLSAPPQRVTGFDIVFPLLKSEHLYLPSVERISAAVRRVMEF; encoded by the coding sequence ATGAATCTGGTGGAAGCGGTCAATTCCGCCTTGCGAGAGGAAATGGAGCGCGACGACCGCGTCATGGTACTGGGGGAAGACGTTGGCAGGGCGGGCGGCGTCTTCCGGGCGACCGAAGGCCTGCAGAAATTGTTCGGCGAGGACCGCGTCGTCGATACCCCGCTTGCCGAATCCGGTATCGTCGGCACCGCGATCGGGTTGGCGCTGTTCGGCATGCGTCCGGTCGCGGAAATCCAGTTCATGGGATTCATCTATCCAGCCTTCGACCAGATCATCTCGCATGCCGGCCGGATGCGTAATCGGTCGAGGGGACGCTTTTCGGTTCCCCTCGTGATTCGCGCGCCGTACGGCGGCGGAATTCATGCGCCCGAACATCATTCCGAAAGCACGGAGGCCATCTTCGCGCACACGCCCGGCATAAAAGTCGTCATTCCCTCAAACCCATACGATGCCAAGGGGCTGCTGATTTCGGCGATTCGCGACCCCGATCCTGTTGTTTTCCTCGAGCCGAAGCGTCTCTATCGCGCGATAAAAGCGGAAGTGCCCGACGGTGATTACGAGGTCCCGATCGGAAACGCAGCCGTCGCGCGCGAGGGCGAGCAGGTGACCCTGATCGCGTGGGGATCAATGGTGCCAATTGCCTCCGATGCTGCCGATGCGCTCGCGGAAGAAGGCATCGACGTTGAATTGATCGATGTGAGAACCGTTACGCCGCTGGACAGCGAGACCATTATCGAGTCGGTGAAAAAGACCGGCAGAGTTGTGGTTGTTCATGAGGCACCGAAAACGTGCGGATTCGGCGCCGAAATTATCGCCATGATAAACGAGAGGGCGTTCCTCAGCCTCTCGGCGCCGCCGCAACGCGTCACCGGTTTTGATATCGTGTTTCCGCTCCTCAAGAGCGAGCACCTGTACCTGCCGAGCGTCGAACGCATCTCCGCCGCCGTCAGACGGGTCATGGAATTCTAA
- a CDS encoding 2-oxo acid dehydrogenase subunit E2, which translates to MATEFKFPDVGEGITEGEIVLWLVDEGERVEQDQLMVQVETDKAVVEIPSPRAGTILKILYREGEIIKVGETLVIIGEEGEKPPEPEKKEEEKREYVGIVGDVGKAAPKAAAGPRVLAVPAVRKLAKDLGVDINKVKGTGPDGRISEDDVKRHAEQAPVSADEDTYGEIERIPIMRVRRSVAQKMVRSATSIPHVTHTDIANATQLVLLKRQKAGEASSRKINLTYLPFIMKAAALSLLKHPYLNSSVDSERNEILLKKYINIGFAVETDDGLLVPVVKNVDKKSIIELAEETQRLADLTWQRKVALADLKGGTFSITNIGSIGGIYSTPIINHPEAANLGLGKIRELPWVVNGEVKVISGIHLSLSFDHRILDGAEAARFLNDVIAHIEDPGQLV; encoded by the coding sequence ATGGCGACCGAATTCAAATTCCCTGATGTCGGCGAGGGTATAACCGAAGGAGAAATCGTTCTGTGGCTGGTTGATGAAGGCGAGCGCGTCGAGCAGGACCAGCTCATGGTGCAGGTTGAAACCGACAAGGCCGTTGTGGAAATTCCCTCTCCTCGCGCCGGAACCATCCTCAAGATACTGTATCGCGAGGGCGAAATCATCAAGGTGGGCGAGACGCTGGTGATTATCGGCGAGGAAGGCGAGAAGCCGCCCGAACCGGAAAAGAAAGAAGAAGAAAAGAGGGAGTATGTCGGCATTGTGGGCGATGTCGGAAAAGCCGCGCCCAAGGCCGCGGCCGGGCCGCGCGTTCTTGCAGTGCCGGCGGTCCGCAAGCTGGCGAAAGACCTCGGCGTCGATATCAACAAGGTGAAGGGAACCGGCCCCGATGGCAGGATCAGCGAGGATGACGTAAAAAGGCATGCGGAACAGGCGCCGGTATCCGCGGACGAGGATACTTACGGCGAGATCGAGCGTATCCCCATCATGCGCGTCCGCAGGAGCGTGGCGCAGAAAATGGTGCGCTCCGCAACCTCGATCCCCCACGTGACGCATACTGACATCGCGAACGCCACTCAGCTCGTCCTCCTCAAGCGGCAGAAAGCCGGAGAAGCCTCGAGCAGGAAGATCAATTTGACGTACCTTCCGTTCATTATGAAAGCGGCCGCGCTGAGCCTTCTCAAACACCCGTACCTGAATTCGTCTGTCGACTCGGAAAGAAACGAGATCCTTCTCAAAAAGTACATAAACATCGGGTTCGCCGTGGAAACGGACGACGGCCTTCTTGTGCCCGTGGTCAAGAACGTCGATAAGAAGAGCATCATCGAGTTGGCCGAGGAGACCCAGCGGCTTGCGGACTTGACCTGGCAGCGAAAGGTGGCGCTCGCCGACCTGAAGGGAGGGACATTCAGCATCACCAACATCGGCAGCATCGGCGGCATCTATTCGACCCCGATCATAAACCATCCCGAGGCCGCCAATCTGGGCCTGGGAAAAATCAGGGAACTGCCGTGGGTGGTGAATGGAGAGGTGAAAGTAATCAGCGGCATCCACCTGTCTCTTTCATTTGACCATCGTATCCTCGACGGCGCCGAGGCCGCGCGATTCCTCAATGATGTCATCGCGCATATTGAGGATCCCGGGCAGTTGGTATAA
- the vorB gene encoding 3-methyl-2-oxobutanoate dehydrogenase subunit VorB, producing the protein MKDLQLIKGNVALAEAAIQAGCRYYFGYPITPQNDIPEYLSEHLPKAGGIFIQAESEIASINMVMGASASGARAMTSSSGPGISLMQEGMSYMAGSEIPCLVVNIMRCGPGLGGISPTQGDYFQATRGGGHGDYYNIVLAPASVQEMFNLTIKAFELADKYRNPAMILADAILGQMKEPASLEPTEPIQFFDKPWAITGAKDHKPQYLKTLYLNDGEQEAHNLQLKEKYDHIRENEPLYEEQATSDAEIVIVAFGTASRIVKTAIKLAREEGIRAGLVRPITLFPFPSKAVYEASKRVRKVLVVEMNTGQMLTDVQISAHREADIHFYGRPGGGVPTPEEVLAEIKRSIHATAGIQAP; encoded by the coding sequence ATGAAGGACCTGCAGTTGATCAAGGGAAATGTGGCGCTCGCCGAGGCCGCAATACAGGCCGGCTGCCGGTATTATTTCGGTTATCCGATCACTCCTCAGAACGACATCCCCGAATATCTTTCCGAGCACCTGCCGAAAGCGGGCGGGATCTTCATTCAGGCCGAAAGCGAGATCGCCTCGATCAATATGGTGATGGGCGCCTCGGCCAGCGGCGCCCGGGCGATGACCTCTTCATCCGGCCCCGGCATCTCTCTGATGCAGGAGGGCATGTCCTACATGGCCGGAAGCGAGATTCCCTGCCTCGTCGTGAATATCATGCGGTGCGGGCCGGGTCTTGGAGGGATCTCTCCGACCCAGGGAGACTATTTTCAGGCAACCCGAGGCGGCGGCCACGGCGACTACTACAACATCGTTCTTGCGCCCGCATCGGTTCAGGAGATGTTCAACCTTACAATCAAGGCATTTGAGCTTGCCGATAAGTACCGGAATCCGGCCATGATCCTGGCCGACGCGATCCTCGGCCAGATGAAAGAGCCGGCCTCGCTCGAGCCGACGGAACCGATTCAGTTCTTTGACAAACCATGGGCGATAACGGGCGCGAAGGACCACAAGCCGCAATATCTGAAAACCCTGTATCTGAACGATGGCGAGCAGGAGGCGCATAACCTTCAGCTCAAGGAAAAGTACGATCATATCCGCGAGAACGAGCCGCTCTATGAGGAACAGGCAACTTCGGATGCGGAGATCGTCATCGTCGCGTTCGGCACCGCTTCGAGGATCGTCAAGACGGCGATTAAACTGGCGCGCGAGGAGGGCATCCGCGCGGGTCTGGTTCGTCCGATCACGCTGTTCCCATTCCCGTCAAAGGCGGTCTATGAAGCCTCGAAACGGGTGCGGAAAGTGCTCGTTGTGGAAATGAACACGGGACAGATGCTGACCGACGTGCAAATCTCCGCCCATCGCGAGGCCGACATCCACTTCTACGGGCGGCCCGGCGGAGGAGTGCCGACACCCGAAGAAGTCCTCGCCGAGATCAAAAGGAGTATCCATGCCACAGCAGGTATTCAAGCGCCCTAG
- a CDS encoding 4Fe-4S dicluster domain-containing protein — MPISVSDKKKTEAYIVILEERCKSCRFCIDACPRECIVIGATINSQGYHAAKFEGEGKCTGCCLCAEVCPDTAIEVYK, encoded by the coding sequence ATGCCAATTAGCGTTTCCGACAAAAAGAAGACTGAAGCCTATATCGTCATCCTCGAAGAACGCTGCAAGAGTTGCCGGTTTTGTATTGATGCGTGCCCGCGCGAATGCATCGTCATCGGCGCCACAATCAATTCGCAAGGCTACCACGCGGCGAAATTCGAGGGCGAAGGCAAATGCACCGGCTGCTGCCTGTGCGCCGAAGTGTGCCCCGATACGGCTATCGAAGTATATAAATAG
- the pdhA gene encoding pyruvate dehydrogenase (acetyl-transferring) E1 component subunit alpha — protein sequence MNDLFKEFDPLKDKMLRILDENGILNEQLAPALPDGKVPDFLRWMLLARAADQKALNLQRQGRMGTYASLLGQEAIQLGSAAAMGADDWFFPSYRELLVCIYRGLPLSNVYLYWMGNEIGSRIPEGVNMFPFSVPVGSQILHAVGAAWAAKLQKRKIVVAVYFGDGATSEGDFHEGLNFAGVLRAPVVFICQNNQYAISVPLRRQTAAATIAQKAVAYGFEGIRVDGNDVFACYAATKAAFDKARAGGGPTLIEAVTYRLGAHTTSDDPLRYRDDSEVEQWRASDPLTRLEKYLRARQLINDNFVAEAKAEADARVEQAVTEAEAVEPPAPPDLFQYMFKEMPASLKEQLASLTELFPLKENKRG from the coding sequence ATGAACGATCTCTTCAAGGAATTCGATCCGCTGAAGGACAAGATGCTCCGCATCCTGGACGAGAACGGAATCCTGAACGAGCAGCTTGCGCCGGCTCTTCCGGACGGGAAGGTGCCCGATTTTCTGCGATGGATGCTGCTCGCGCGGGCGGCCGACCAGAAAGCTTTGAACCTGCAGCGCCAGGGCCGCATGGGAACCTACGCCTCGTTGCTCGGGCAGGAAGCCATCCAACTCGGAAGCGCCGCCGCTATGGGAGCCGACGACTGGTTCTTCCCCAGCTATCGGGAACTGCTGGTGTGCATCTATCGGGGGCTTCCCCTTTCGAATGTCTATCTTTATTGGATGGGCAACGAAATTGGCAGCCGCATTCCGGAAGGCGTCAATATGTTCCCCTTCTCCGTTCCGGTCGGCTCGCAGATCCTTCATGCCGTCGGCGCCGCCTGGGCCGCCAAATTGCAGAAACGGAAGATCGTCGTCGCCGTCTATTTCGGCGACGGCGCCACCTCGGAGGGCGATTTTCATGAGGGACTCAATTTCGCCGGCGTCCTGCGCGCCCCGGTGGTTTTCATTTGCCAGAACAATCAGTATGCCATTTCGGTCCCGCTGCGCCGCCAAACGGCCGCGGCCACAATTGCGCAAAAAGCGGTGGCATACGGATTCGAAGGCATCCGCGTCGACGGAAATGATGTCTTTGCCTGCTATGCGGCGACAAAGGCGGCGTTCGACAAGGCGCGCGCGGGCGGAGGCCCGACCCTGATCGAGGCGGTCACGTATCGGCTGGGAGCGCATACCACCTCAGACGATCCGCTTCGCTACCGGGATGATTCCGAAGTCGAACAATGGCGCGCGAGCGACCCGCTGACCAGGCTGGAGAAATACCTTCGCGCCAGGCAGCTTATCAATGATAATTTTGTTGCAGAGGCGAAGGCCGAGGCCGATGCGCGCGTGGAACAGGCAGTTACGGAGGCTGAGGCCGTGGAGCCGCCCGCCCCGCCCGATCTTTTCCAATATATGTTTAAGGAAATGCCCGCTTCGTTGAAGGAGCAGTTGGCGTCGCTCACAGAACTGTTTCCACTGAAGGAGAATAAGCGTGGCTGA
- a CDS encoding cob(I)yrinic acid a,c-diamide adenosyltransferase — translation METNNIIKITKASRMKITTKKGDTGRTSLLDKNKLVAKTDLRKVINGTLDEVNSVLGLARASCPMTSFQRLILRVQEELFMIGSEVAASPDDVAKVKNRISARHVRRLENGMNSIEKRMPMPENFVVPGTTQVSAMLDIARTFVRRAERSAVEARNSGIITSTHLMKYFNRLSDYLFTLARYYEFVSSGKAEWPPPRKW, via the coding sequence ATGGAAACGAACAATATTATTAAGATAACGAAAGCCTCCCGAATGAAGATTACGACCAAAAAGGGAGACACTGGGCGAACTAGTCTCCTCGACAAAAATAAACTGGTAGCGAAAACCGATCTCCGCAAGGTCATCAATGGAACGCTCGATGAGGTTAACTCCGTTCTCGGGCTTGCGCGCGCGTCGTGCCCTATGACCAGTTTTCAGCGGCTGATCCTCCGCGTGCAGGAGGAATTGTTCATGATCGGGTCGGAGGTCGCCGCATCGCCCGATGACGTAGCGAAGGTGAAGAATCGCATCTCCGCCAGGCACGTGCGCCGGCTCGAGAACGGCATGAACTCGATCGAGAAGCGAATGCCGATGCCGGAGAATTTCGTGGTTCCCGGGACGACTCAGGTTTCGGCCATGCTCGATATCGCGCGCACCTTCGTGCGGCGGGCCGAGCGGAGCGCCGTGGAAGCGAGAAACTCGGGAATCATCACATCGACGCACCTCATGAAATATTTCAACCGGCTGTCCGATTACCTGTTCACGCTGGCGCGGTATTATGAATTTGTTTCGAGCGGAAAGGCCGAATGGCCGCCGCCTCGCAAATGGTAG